The following proteins are encoded in a genomic region of Hippocampus zosterae strain Florida chromosome 2, ASM2543408v3, whole genome shotgun sequence:
- the calcoco1a gene encoding calcium-binding and coiled-coil domain-containing protein 1 isoform X3 encodes MDAFENCYLHRASYLPNPSAQEYEFVYIDAKGEVCSRSSKFTFCAPKPLEDLVTVEEEPHGEEEGTDILLVVPRTELLKSRLQECLRKQADLLQMQEVANEQKEKEREDFNRERLAWRRLHQELHSSIGRLHEELKRSQEKNEEMARQHKEEIALGECLAQEKKALLDVREANKLHIEQLQKDIKTLTQRALDQETELERIKERAKRAAAQWKAEQIDRKILQTKLEQTEGDLRSLSKEFQDLRNSLAQRDASVLQLQNTISTLTQKLTAAHRKEAWSEAMLREMSSLQERLDVSERAVDVLKNDLSETVAQRDCGQAGLHQARLQAAQLTLQLADSSLALREGRAQWAQQKQSLQHKSEKEHEHIENLTAEMHTIEEKLQEERTERVKLEVELGREKDCNRVQLSEMRRELQELKASLRVAHKEKERLCLEKKDLMDYICQLEQKMGTAASAKWSAPPAASTGFDDDASSDLSDASEDRDPRALQSFAATAPLGNYGLCEQGRPSLSLFSTPPPSSLEMETSAVVISQPAPISLPHEPPGVSSLALSSDSEEEPDPLKCGRRHSYAEERALFPDHRDLF; translated from the exons CATCTTACCTTCCCAACCCAAGTGCCCAAGAGTATGAATTTGTGTACATTGACGCCAAAGGGGAGGTTTGCTCCCGAAGCTCTAAATTTACATTTTGCGCCCCGAAACCCCTGGAGGATCTGGTGACTGTTGAGGAGGAGCCACATGGGGAGGAAGAAGGCACAGATATTCTGCTCGTCGTACCTCGGACTGAACTACTGAAG AGCCGACTGCAAGAATGTTTGCGAAAGCAGGCTGACCTGCTGCAGATGCAAGAGGTAGCCAATGAgcaaaaggagaaagagagggaaGACTTCAACAGAGAGAGGCTTGCCTGGAGAAGACTTCACCAAGAGCTTCATTCCAGCATTGGCAGGCTGCATGAAGAACTGAAgaggagccaggaaaaaaatgaggagATGGCAAGACAGCACAAG GAGGAAATAGCTTTGGGGGAATGCCTTGCGCAAGAAAAAAAGGCTTTATTGGATGTGAGGGAGGCCAACAAATTGCACATTGAACAATTGCAGAAGGACATCAAAACTCTGACGCAGAGAGCTCTGGACCAAGAGACAGAGTTGGAAAG GATAAAGGAAAGAGCGAAAAGGGCAGCGGCCCAGTGGAAAGCAGAGCAGATTGACAGAAAGATACTGCAG ACCAAGCTGGAACAGACGGAAGGCGATCTTCGAAGTTTGTCCAAGGAGTTCCAGGACCTGAGGAACTCGCTGGCCCAGAGGGACGCCAGTGTGCTGCAACTCCAGAACACCATCAGCACCCTCACCCAGAAACTCACCGCAGCTCACAGGAAAGAG GCATGGAGCGAGGCAATGCTGAGGGAGATGAGTAGCCTGCAGGAGCGTCTGGATGTAAGTGAGCGCGCCGTGGATGTCCTGAAGAATGACCTCAGCGAAACGGTCGCCCAAAGAGATTGTGGGCAGGCCGGGCTGCATCAGGCCCGCCTTCAGGCTGCCCAGCTAACCCTACAGCTTGCAGATTCCAGTCTGGCTCTCAGAGAGGGCAGAGCTCAATGGGCCCAGCAAAAGCAAAGTCTGCAGCACAAGTCAGAG AAGGAGCACGAGCATATCGAGAACCTTACGGCCGAGATGCATACGATTGAGGAAAAGCTCCAGGAGGAGAGGACGGAGAGGGTAAAGCTTGAGGTCGAGCTCGGTCGAGAAAAGGATTGCAACAGG GTCCAACTGAGCGAAATGCGCAGGGAGCTCCAGGAGCTGAAGGCCAGCCTGAGGGTTGCCCACAAGGAGAAGGAGCGCCTGTGTTTGGAGAAAAAA GACTTGATGGACTACATCTGTCAGTTGGAGCAAAAGATGGGAACGGCAGCCAGTGCCAAGTGGAGCGCTCCCCCCGCCGCTTCCACAG GCTTCGATGACGACGCCTCGTCAGACTTGTCCGACGCGTCGGAGGATCGCGACCCGCGGGCCTTGCAGTCTTTCGCTGCAACCGCCCCTCTGGGAAACTACGGCCTGTGCGAGCAGGGACGGCCGAGCCTTTCGCTCTTTAGCACCCCTCCGCCATCCTCGCTGGAGATGGAGACGAGCGCCGTGGTGATCAGCCAACCGGCTCCTATCTCCTTGCCTCACGAGCCGCCTGGAGTCTCCTCTCTGGCACTCAGCTCAGATTCG gAGGAGGAACCTGATCCTCTTAAATGTGGAAGAAGACACAGCTACGCAGAAGAAAGGGCACTGTTTCCTGATCACAGGGACTTGTTCTAA